A segment of the Synechococcus sp. MEDNS5 genome:
CTCGAGCAGGGTCTTCATCGCGTCGTAGTCCTCCTTCTCGGTGGCCTCCTTGAGCTTGGTGCGCTTCTCCTCCACCTTGGCCTTGGCCGCGTCGTCGACTTTGTCACCGAGCTCGCCCATCTGCTTTTCAGCCTGATACACGAGGGTTTCAGCCTGATTCTTGAGATCGATCTTCTCGCGCTTCTCCTTGTCAGCGCTGGCGTTGGTTTCCGCATCCTTCACCATCTTGTCCACCTCGGAATCGCTCAGGGTGGAGGCACCCGTGATCGAGATGGACTGCTCCTTGCCGCTGCCCTTGTCCTTCGCGGTGACGCTGAGAATGCCATTGGCATCGATATCGAAGGTCACTTCGATCTGGGGCACGCCGCGGGGAGCCGCAGGTATGCCGTCGAGGCGGAAGGTTCCCAGACTCTTGTTATCAGATGCCATCTCGCGCTCACCCTGGAGCACGTGAATCTCCACATTGGTCTGTCCGTCCACGGCCGTGGAGTAGGTCTCCGACTTTTTGGTGGGGACGGTGGTGTTGCGGGTGATCATCTTGGTCATCACACCACCAAGGGTTTCCACACCCAGGGACAGAGGAGTGACATCCAACAGAAGGATGTCCTTCACCTCACCGGCGAGAACACCGCCCTGAATGGCGGCACCCACAGCCACCACCTCATCGGGATTCACCGTCTGATTGGGGTCCTTGCCGGTGGTCCGCTTGACCAGTTCCAGAACCGCCGGAATGCGGGTGGAACCACCCACCATCACAATCTCGTCGAGCTCGCTGGAGGACAACTTGGCGTCCTTCAGCGCCTGCTCCACAGGAATGCGGCAGCGGTCGATCAGGTTGGAAGCGAGCTCTTCGAACTTGCCGCGGGTGAGGGTGAGGTCGAGATGCTTCGGACCCTCAGGGGTTGCCGTGATGAAGGGCAGGTTGATCTCACTCTGCGTGGCATTGGAGAGCTCGATCTTGGCCTTTTCAGCCGCTTCGGTCAGGCGCTGAAGAGCCTGCTTGTCTTGACGCAGATCAATGCCTTCGTTGGCCTTGAAGCTATCGGCCAGGTGATCGACGATCACCTTGTCGAAGTCATCACCACCCAGATGGGTGTCGCCGGAGGTAGAAAGCACCTCAAACACCCCGTCGCCCACCTCGAGCACGGACACGTCGAAGGTGCCACCGCCGAGGTCAAACACCAGGATGCGTTCATTGCTCTTCTTATCGAGGCCGTAGGCAAGCGCGGCTGCGGTGGGCTCGTTGATGATGCGCAGCACCTCAAGACCGGCGATCTTGCCGGCATCCTTTGTGGCCTGACGCTGAGAGTCGTTGAAGTAGGCAGGAACAGTGATCACCGCTTGGGTGACCGTTTCACCAAGGTATTTGCCGGCATCTTCAGCGAGCTTGCGCAGCACCTGTGCGCTGACCTCTTCAGGGGCAAATTGCTTGTCGAGAACCGGGCACTTCACCTTCACGTTCGAGCCGGCTTTCTCGACCGAATAGCTCACTTCCTTGGATTCCTCATTCACCTCATCGACCCGCCGGCCGATGAAACGCTTCACCGAATAAAAAGTGTTGTCGGGGTTCATCACCGCTTGACGCTTGGCGATCTGACCCACCAGCTGATCCTGGTTCTTGGTGTAAGCCACCACCGATGGCGTGGTGCGGAAGCCCTCGGCGTTGGCGATCACAGTGGGCTTGCCGCCCTCCATCACCGACACACAGCTGTTGGTGGTTCCGAGATCGATGCCGACAACTTTTCCCATTCGGTGCCTCCTGACTCCCTTTAGTGACTGATTAGATCCTTTGCATCTTCGTCAGAGGAAACGCCTGCAGGCGAGGTGTGGTTCCCGAACAGGCAGGCTGGTGGCCAGACACTGAACGGCACCATGATCAGCGGAACCACCGGTCTGATCGGCCTGCTGGGACAACCGGTGCGTCACTCGCTCTCACCGGCGATGC
Coding sequences within it:
- the dnaK gene encoding molecular chaperone DnaK produces the protein MGKVVGIDLGTTNSCVSVMEGGKPTVIANAEGFRTTPSVVAYTKNQDQLVGQIAKRQAVMNPDNTFYSVKRFIGRRVDEVNEESKEVSYSVEKAGSNVKVKCPVLDKQFAPEEVSAQVLRKLAEDAGKYLGETVTQAVITVPAYFNDSQRQATKDAGKIAGLEVLRIINEPTAAALAYGLDKKSNERILVFDLGGGTFDVSVLEVGDGVFEVLSTSGDTHLGGDDFDKVIVDHLADSFKANEGIDLRQDKQALQRLTEAAEKAKIELSNATQSEINLPFITATPEGPKHLDLTLTRGKFEELASNLIDRCRIPVEQALKDAKLSSSELDEIVMVGGSTRIPAVLELVKRTTGKDPNQTVNPDEVVAVGAAIQGGVLAGEVKDILLLDVTPLSLGVETLGGVMTKMITRNTTVPTKKSETYSTAVDGQTNVEIHVLQGEREMASDNKSLGTFRLDGIPAAPRGVPQIEVTFDIDANGILSVTAKDKGSGKEQSISITGASTLSDSEVDKMVKDAETNASADKEKREKIDLKNQAETLVYQAEKQMGELGDKVDDAAKAKVEEKRTKLKEATEKEDYDAMKTLLEELQQELYTVGASVYQQAGAEAGAAPGGDAGAGAGAAGGSSDAGDDVIDAEFTETK